A stretch of the Capsicum annuum cultivar UCD-10X-F1 chromosome 8, UCD10Xv1.1, whole genome shotgun sequence genome encodes the following:
- the LOC107839646 gene encoding F-box protein PP2-B15 isoform X1 — MANESEMKLYLLPEDCMVQILSFTSPHDACQLSLISTMVRDAAVSDLLWEKFLPSDYREIIERLVLPIVFASKKELFLKFFSPLLIDGGSKSFSIDRATSKKCYMLSARELSITWSTNPLYWCWKPLLHSSRFPEGVELIMVCWLEIKGKINTRMLSPRTTYGAYLIVNLAGRAFGLDSLPSEVSVNVDNHESKGIVYLRRNYANNRKQELEMVLMRHRVETLRSRVDRGGQERSLCERADGWLEVELGEFYCDGVNHKEVTMCLKEVKGEHLKGGLIVEGVELRPK, encoded by the exons ATGGCAAATGAAAGTGAGATGAAACTTTACCTCTTGCCAGAAGATTGTATGGTTCAAATCCTCTCCTTCACATCTCCTCATGATGCTTGTCAATTGTCTTTGATTTCGACTATGGTTCGTGATGCAGCTGTGTCTGACTTGTTATGGGAGAAATTTTTGCCCTCTGATTATCGAGAAATCATCGAAAGATTAGTGTTGCCTATTGTTTTTGCGTCAAAGAAAGAGCTGTTTCTCAAGTTCTTTAGCCCTCTCCTTATTGATGGTGGTAGCAAG AGCTTTTCAATAGATCGGGCAACGAGTAAAAAATGTTACATGTTGAGTGCAAGGGAGCTGTCAATTACTTGGTCCACCAATCCCCTCTACTGGTGCTGGAAACCCCTCCTTCACTCAAG CAGATTTCCAGAAGGTGTGGAGCTTATTATGGTATGTTGGCTAGAAATCAAAGGAAAAATAAACACTCGAATGTTGTCACCTCGTACAACATATGGAGCCTACCTCATTGTCAACCTGGCTGGTCGTGCTTTTGGCTTAGACTCCTTGCCATCGGAGGTGTCCGTCAATGTAGACAACCACGAATCGAAAGGAATCGTGTACCTACGCCGTAACTATGCCAACAATAGGAAACAAGAACTGGAAATGGTGCTAATGAGACACAGAGTCGAGACATTGAGATCAAGAGTTGATAGAGGAGGCCAAGAGCGTTCGCTATGCGAAAGAGCAGATGGATGGTTGGAGGTTGAATTGGGTGAATTTTATTGTGATGGAGTGAATCACAAAGAAGTTACAATGTGCCTTAAAGAAGTTAAAGGTGAGCACCTCAAAGGAGGGCTTATTGTTGAGGGCGTTGAGCTTAGACCCAAGTAA
- the LOC107839646 gene encoding F-box protein PP2-B15 isoform X2, with product MANESEMKLYLLPEDCMVQILSFTSPHDACQLSLISTMVRDAAVSDLLWEKFLPSDYREIIERLVLPIVFASKKELFLKFFSPLLIDGGSKSFSIDRATSKKCYMLSARELSITWSTNPLYWCWKPLLHSRFPEGVELIMVCWLEIKGKINTRMLSPRTTYGAYLIVNLAGRAFGLDSLPSEVSVNVDNHESKGIVYLRRNYANNRKQELEMVLMRHRVETLRSRVDRGGQERSLCERADGWLEVELGEFYCDGVNHKEVTMCLKEVKGEHLKGGLIVEGVELRPK from the exons ATGGCAAATGAAAGTGAGATGAAACTTTACCTCTTGCCAGAAGATTGTATGGTTCAAATCCTCTCCTTCACATCTCCTCATGATGCTTGTCAATTGTCTTTGATTTCGACTATGGTTCGTGATGCAGCTGTGTCTGACTTGTTATGGGAGAAATTTTTGCCCTCTGATTATCGAGAAATCATCGAAAGATTAGTGTTGCCTATTGTTTTTGCGTCAAAGAAAGAGCTGTTTCTCAAGTTCTTTAGCCCTCTCCTTATTGATGGTGGTAGCAAG AGCTTTTCAATAGATCGGGCAACGAGTAAAAAATGTTACATGTTGAGTGCAAGGGAGCTGTCAATTACTTGGTCCACCAATCCCCTCTACTGGTGCTGGAAACCCCTCCTTCACTCAAG ATTTCCAGAAGGTGTGGAGCTTATTATGGTATGTTGGCTAGAAATCAAAGGAAAAATAAACACTCGAATGTTGTCACCTCGTACAACATATGGAGCCTACCTCATTGTCAACCTGGCTGGTCGTGCTTTTGGCTTAGACTCCTTGCCATCGGAGGTGTCCGTCAATGTAGACAACCACGAATCGAAAGGAATCGTGTACCTACGCCGTAACTATGCCAACAATAGGAAACAAGAACTGGAAATGGTGCTAATGAGACACAGAGTCGAGACATTGAGATCAAGAGTTGATAGAGGAGGCCAAGAGCGTTCGCTATGCGAAAGAGCAGATGGATGGTTGGAGGTTGAATTGGGTGAATTTTATTGTGATGGAGTGAATCACAAAGAAGTTACAATGTGCCTTAAAGAAGTTAAAGGTGAGCACCTCAAAGGAGGGCTTATTGTTGAGGGCGTTGAGCTTAGACCCAAGTAA